A stretch of Cucumis sativus cultivar 9930 chromosome 2, Cucumber_9930_V3, whole genome shotgun sequence DNA encodes these proteins:
- the LOC116402133 gene encoding E3 ubiquitin-protein ligase UPL6-like: MDLLLFFARNRFRIRRNHILEDAFSQMSALSEVDLRGSIRVSFVNEFGVEEAGIDGGGIFKDVMENITQAAFDVQYGLFKQIADHLLYPNPGSGMIHEQHLQFFHFLEVLLAKVMFESYSILE; encoded by the exons ATGGATCTCTTGCTGTTTTTTGCCAGAAACCGGTTTAGAATTCGACGAAATCATATATTGGAAGATGCTTTCAGTCAGATGAGTGCATTGTCTGAAGTTGATCTTCGAGGATCG ATACGTGtgtcttttgttaatgaatttggAGTTGAGGAGGCAGGAATTGATGGTGgtggtatttttaaagatgtcaTGGAGAACATTACACAGGCAGCCTTTGACGTGCAGTATGGTTTATTTAAG CAAATTGCTGACCATTTGCTCTACCCCAATCCTGGTTCGGGAATGATACATGAGCAACATCTccagtttttccatttcctcgaAGTTCTTTTGGCAAAG GTCATGTTTGAA AGCTACTCTATACTGGAATAA